One window of the Clostridium sp. MB40-C1 genome contains the following:
- a CDS encoding pyruvate carboxylase, with translation MVKKFKRILVANRGEIAIRIFRACNELGIRTVAIYSDEDKCALFRTKADEAYEIGKKQGPIEAYLNIDEIINLALKKGVDAIHPGYGFLSENPEFARKCEEAGIEFIGPSADMMEKLGDKIKSKLVAQSVNVPTIPGVEKPVTSEEEALKFAKICGYPVMLKAAAGGGGRGMRIVRTEDELIPSFKSAKNEAKKAFGIDDIFIEKYLENPKHIEVQILGDKSGNIVHLYERDCSVQRRHQKVIEFTPAFALPIEKRAEICADALKIANSVGYRSAGTLEFLVDIHGNHYFIEMNPRIQVEHTVTEMVTGIDIVQSQILIAQGYPLNSKEIGITSQNDVNLRGYAIQCRVTTEDPSNNFAPDTGKIDVYRTGSGFGIRLDGGNGFTGAIVSPYYDSLLFKTTAWSRTFEDTIRKSMRSLKELTISGVKTNVDFLINVLNNPVFAKGQCTTKFIEDHKELFDIITKTDTEYNILKFIGNKVVNETRGVKRDFDVPIVPKPHIPSDLTGTKQILDKEGPKGLVKWIKSNEKLLLTDTTMRDAHQSLMATRMRTVDMLKVAKATSLYEKDLFSIEMWGGATFDVAYRFLRESPWTRLAELRKRIPNVLFQMLIRGSNGVGYKNYPDNVVRELITEAANSGIDVFRIFDSLNWLKGMEVAIDEVLKNNKVAEACICYTGDILDESKDKYTLEYYVKKAKEIENMGAHILGIKDMSALLKPYAAHKLIKALKNEISIPIHLHTHDTTGNGVATLIMAAEAGVDIVDTALNSMSGLTSQPALNSIVAALEHTKRATGVNLDGIQKLSDYWAAVRPVYAQLESELKSGSTEIYKYEIPGGQYSNLKPQVESFGLGHRFDEVKEMYKKVNLMLGDIVKVTPSSKMVGDLAIFMVQNNLTEENILEKGKDMAFPDSSVTYFKGMMGQPEGGFPESLQKIILKGEQPITCRPGELLPPEDFDAIAKNLKEKFDIDATKKDTISYALYPDVFEDYLKYIKENGDLSRMGSDIYFHGLREGETCEVEVAEGNTLIIKLLQINKIDKEGFRTLVFEINGNRREIKIKDKSVQNSANIDTLQMADPDNPLEVGSSIPGTVLKVLVEPGDEVKENDSLIVIEAMKMETNITASTNGTVDSILVKEGQQVKSGELLIKLK, from the coding sequence GTGGTTAAAAAGTTCAAAAGAATTTTAGTTGCAAACAGAGGAGAAATAGCCATAAGAATATTCAGAGCTTGTAATGAACTCGGAATTAGAACTGTGGCAATTTACTCTGATGAAGATAAATGCGCTCTATTTAGGACTAAAGCAGATGAAGCTTATGAGATCGGGAAAAAACAAGGTCCTATAGAGGCTTATCTTAATATTGATGAAATAATAAATTTAGCTTTAAAAAAAGGTGTAGATGCAATCCATCCAGGTTATGGATTTTTATCTGAAAATCCTGAATTTGCAAGAAAATGTGAAGAAGCTGGTATTGAATTTATTGGTCCTTCTGCTGATATGATGGAAAAATTGGGCGATAAAATAAAATCAAAATTAGTAGCTCAAAGCGTTAATGTTCCTACTATCCCAGGAGTAGAAAAACCTGTTACTTCAGAAGAAGAAGCATTAAAATTCGCAAAAATATGTGGCTATCCTGTAATGCTTAAAGCTGCTGCTGGAGGCGGTGGAAGAGGAATGAGAATAGTTCGAACTGAAGATGAACTAATTCCTTCTTTTAAAAGTGCTAAAAATGAGGCTAAAAAAGCTTTTGGTATAGATGATATATTCATTGAAAAATATCTTGAAAACCCTAAACACATAGAAGTACAAATTTTAGGAGATAAATCTGGAAATATTGTTCATTTATATGAAAGAGATTGTTCAGTACAAAGACGTCATCAAAAAGTAATCGAATTTACTCCTGCATTTGCTCTTCCTATTGAAAAAAGAGCAGAAATTTGTGCAGATGCACTAAAAATTGCTAATTCTGTAGGGTATAGAAGTGCAGGAACTCTTGAATTCTTAGTTGATATCCATGGAAACCACTATTTTATAGAAATGAATCCTAGAATTCAAGTTGAACACACTGTAACTGAAATGGTTACTGGAATTGATATAGTTCAAAGTCAAATTTTAATTGCACAAGGCTACCCTTTAAATTCTAAAGAAATAGGCATAACTTCTCAAAATGATGTTAATCTTAGAGGCTATGCAATTCAATGTAGGGTAACAACAGAAGATCCTTCAAATAATTTTGCTCCTGACACAGGTAAAATAGATGTTTATAGAACTGGTTCAGGTTTTGGTATAAGACTTGATGGTGGTAATGGTTTTACAGGTGCTATAGTAAGCCCATACTACGATAGCTTACTTTTCAAAACTACAGCTTGGTCAAGAACTTTTGAAGATACTATAAGAAAGTCTATGCGTTCTTTAAAAGAATTAACTATATCTGGTGTTAAAACAAATGTTGACTTCTTAATCAACGTTTTAAACAACCCAGTGTTTGCCAAAGGACAATGTACTACAAAATTCATAGAAGATCATAAAGAATTATTTGATATCATTACTAAAACAGATACAGAGTACAATATACTTAAATTTATAGGAAATAAAGTTGTAAATGAAACTCGTGGAGTTAAAAGAGATTTCGATGTACCTATAGTTCCAAAACCACATATTCCTAGTGACTTAACAGGTACTAAACAAATATTAGATAAAGAAGGTCCTAAGGGTCTTGTTAAATGGATAAAATCTAATGAAAAACTTCTTCTTACAGATACAACTATGAGAGATGCTCATCAATCTTTAATGGCTACTAGAATGAGAACTGTAGATATGTTAAAAGTAGCTAAAGCTACATCTCTTTATGAAAAAGACTTATTCTCTATTGAAATGTGGGGAGGAGCAACTTTCGACGTAGCTTATAGATTTTTAAGAGAATCTCCTTGGACTAGACTTGCAGAACTTCGAAAAAGAATACCTAATGTATTATTCCAAATGCTTATTAGGGGTTCTAATGGAGTTGGATATAAAAACTACCCAGATAATGTAGTAAGGGAATTAATTACTGAAGCTGCTAACTCTGGAATTGATGTGTTTAGAATTTTTGACTCCCTTAACTGGCTGAAAGGAATGGAAGTTGCTATAGATGAAGTTCTAAAAAATAATAAAGTAGCAGAAGCTTGTATTTGTTACACTGGAGATATCTTAGATGAGTCAAAAGATAAATACACTTTGGAATACTATGTTAAAAAGGCAAAAGAAATAGAAAATATGGGAGCTCATATTCTAGGAATAAAGGATATGTCCGCTCTATTAAAACCTTATGCTGCACACAAACTTATAAAAGCCTTAAAAAATGAAATCTCAATACCTATCCATCTTCATACTCATGATACAACTGGAAATGGTGTTGCTACACTTATAATGGCTGCTGAAGCAGGGGTTGATATTGTAGATACTGCTCTTAATAGTATGTCGGGTTTAACTAGCCAGCCTGCACTTAACTCTATTGTAGCCGCTCTTGAGCATACTAAAAGAGCTACAGGTGTCAATTTAGATGGAATTCAAAAGCTTTCTGATTACTGGGCTGCTGTAAGGCCTGTATATGCTCAATTAGAATCTGAGTTAAAATCTGGTTCTACAGAAATATACAAATACGAGATACCAGGAGGTCAATATTCAAACTTAAAACCTCAAGTAGAAAGTTTTGGATTAGGTCATAGATTTGATGAAGTTAAAGAAATGTATAAGAAAGTAAACTTAATGCTTGGAGATATAGTAAAAGTAACTCCTTCTTCTAAAATGGTTGGTGACCTTGCAATATTTATGGTACAAAACAATTTAACAGAAGAAAATATTTTAGAAAAAGGAAAAGACATGGCTTTCCCAGATTCTTCAGTAACATATTTTAAAGGTATGATGGGTCAGCCTGAAGGTGGATTCCCTGAATCTCTTCAAAAAATAATTTTAAAAGGAGAACAACCTATTACGTGCAGACCTGGTGAACTTCTTCCTCCTGAAGATTTCGATGCTATAGCTAAAAATCTTAAAGAAAAATTTGATATTGATGCTACAAAAAAAGATACTATAAGTTATGCATTATATCCAGATGTATTTGAAGACTACTTAAAATACATTAAGGAAAATGGTGACTTAAGTAGAATGGGAAGCGATATATACTTCCATGGATTACGTGAAGGAGAAACTTGTGAAGTTGAGGTAGCAGAGGGAAACACCTTAATTATAAAACTTCTCCAAATAAACAAAATAGACAAAGAAGGCTTTAGAACTCTTGTATTCGAAATAAACGGAAATAGACGTGAAATAAAAATAAAAGATAAGAGTGTTCAAAATTCTGCTAATATAGATACATTACAGATGGCTGATCCAGATAATCCACTAGAAGTTGGTTCAAGTATTCCTGGTACAGTATTAAAGGTATTAGTTGAACCAGGTGATGAAGTTAAAGAAAATGATAGTCTAATAGTTATTGAAGCTATGAAAATGGAAACAAATATTACTGCATCTACAAATGGTACTGTAGATTCAATATTAGTTAAAGAAGGTCAACAAGTTAAATCAGGAGAACTTTTAATTAAGCTTAAATAA
- a CDS encoding DUF1648 domain-containing protein: protein MDIKMIIINYVPVLLILFFLGIYMPNLTRKEIFFGIRIPEDIIDTPEIIRFKRQYIKNYLLICGLLLLVIVGAVIYSKNEIVFVIGIFIYLFVEMMVYYNTHKKVKDFKSKHNWEEGKREVLVVDTSFRSNKNGKILVSSLWFLVPIAIIIANIIIGYKVYPDLPNKLPLHWNSQGIVDTWVQKSHKVIFMLPVTEVGMLVVMYISYKVIGMSKVQINASNPEVSREQNRRFRYLWSGYIVFLSVFITLIFTFAQLTVLTVIKCTSDQMVIAIVIPTIIIIVASIALSVITGQGGSRIKISQDNKNEGYIDRNDDKYWKMGMFYVNKNDPAMIIEKRFGIGWTINFGNTKAIILFILLMIFIILSSVMSVWMAK, encoded by the coding sequence ATGGATATAAAAATGATTATTATAAATTATGTTCCAGTACTTTTAATATTGTTTTTCTTAGGAATATACATGCCAAATTTAACTAGAAAAGAGATATTTTTTGGTATAAGAATACCAGAAGATATAATAGATACTCCTGAAATTATTAGATTTAAAAGGCAGTATATAAAAAATTATTTATTGATTTGTGGATTACTTTTATTGGTTATAGTGGGAGCTGTTATTTATAGTAAAAATGAGATCGTTTTTGTTATTGGTATATTTATATATTTGTTTGTTGAAATGATGGTATATTATAACACACATAAGAAAGTTAAAGATTTCAAATCAAAGCATAATTGGGAAGAAGGAAAAAGAGAAGTTTTGGTTGTAGATACTAGTTTTAGAAGTAATAAGAATGGAAAAATACTTGTTAGTTCTCTTTGGTTTTTAGTTCCAATAGCTATAATAATTGCAAATATAATAATAGGATATAAAGTGTATCCTGATTTGCCTAATAAGCTTCCTTTACATTGGAATTCACAAGGAATAGTAGATACTTGGGTACAAAAATCTCATAAAGTAATTTTTATGTTGCCTGTTACAGAGGTAGGTATGCTTGTTGTTATGTATATATCATATAAAGTTATAGGTATGTCTAAAGTTCAAATAAATGCTTCTAATCCAGAGGTTTCAAGAGAGCAAAATAGACGTTTTAGATATTTGTGGTCTGGATATATAGTATTTTTATCTGTATTTATTACATTAATATTTACTTTCGCTCAATTAACTGTATTAACTGTAATAAAATGTACATCTGATCAAATGGTTATAGCAATTGTAATTCCAACTATTATTATTATAGTTGCTAGTATAGCTCTTTCTGTTATTACAGGGCAAGGAGGAAGTCGAATAAAAATAAGTCAAGATAATAAAAATGAAGGGTATATAGATAGAAACGATGATAAGTATTGGAAAATGGGAATGTTTTATGTAAACAAAAACGATCCTGCAATGATCATTGAAAAAAGATTTGGAATAGGATGGACAATAAACTTTGGAAATACTAAAGCGATAATACTATTTATATTATTAATGATATTTATTATTTTATCTTCTGTTATGAGTGTTTGGATGGCAAAATAA
- a CDS encoding GntR family transcriptional regulator, which produces MLIKIDFQSETPIYIQLRNEIIKGIAKKQLLQGENLPSVRQMAEDIGINMHTVNKAYNLLKEDGFINIDRRKGAMIGSMQNIITEDFMMKLNEEVDALIAESCCRGMSEEKFIALCKEKFNSYK; this is translated from the coding sequence ATGCTTATTAAAATAGATTTTCAATCGGAAACTCCAATATATATTCAACTTAGGAATGAAATAATAAAAGGAATAGCTAAAAAGCAATTGTTACAAGGGGAGAATCTTCCTTCTGTAAGGCAAATGGCAGAAGATATAGGAATAAATATGCATACTGTAAATAAGGCATATAACTTATTAAAGGAAGATGGTTTTATTAATATAGACAGAAGAAAAGGTGCTATGATTGGAAGTATGCAAAATATAATTACAGAAGATTTTATGATGAAACTTAATGAAGAAGTAGATGCGTTAATAGCTGAATCTTGTTGTAGGGGAATGAGTGAAGAGAAATTTATAGCTTTATGTAAAGAAAAATTTAATTCTTATAAATAG
- a CDS encoding IS3 family transposase gives MKELEIEQEVINCFKKHGGNYGRIRIRKALLRNDIKVTEPRITGMLKKNGLYAKCGRKRKNRSKKTSAEYLIASLCSNILL, from the coding sequence GTGAAGGAATTAGAGATTGAACAGGAAGTGATTAATTGTTTTAAAAAACATGGTGGAAACTATGGTAGGATTCGTATTAGAAAAGCACTCTTAAGAAATGATATCAAGGTTACAGAACCCAGAATTACTGGAATGTTAAAGAAAAATGGATTATATGCTAAATGTGGAAGAAAGCGTAAAAATCGTTCTAAAAAAACATCAGCAGAATATCTTATAGCTAGTCTCTGCTCTAATATTCTGTTGTAA
- a CDS encoding transposase: protein MARKYTSDFKIQACELVINEGLKAKIVAEKFGINQIMLYRWIDEFKTYGNEAFVGRGNLRPKDAKLKKLEKENEILKQEVEILKKAAAYFAKQKK, encoded by the coding sequence ATGGCAAGAAAATATACAAGTGATTTTAAAATTCAAGCATGTGAATTAGTAATAAATGAAGGATTAAAAGCAAAGATTGTAGCTGAAAAATTTGGTATTAATCAGATAATGCTTTACAGATGGATTGATGAATTTAAAACCTATGGAAATGAAGCATTTGTAGGCAGAGGCAACCTTCGTCCGAAGGACGCAAAATTAAAGAAACTTGAGAAAGAAAATGAAATTCTTAAGCAAGAGGTTGAAATATTAAAAAAAGCAGCGGCATACTTTGCCAAACAAAAAAAGTAA
- a CDS encoding uracil-DNA glycosylase family protein — translation MLQWKELHKECMNCHKCKLGETRTNMVFGEGNLKAKIMFIGEAPGADEDRLGRPFVGRAGQLFERGVQALNLMREKDFYITNICKCRPEKNRTPYEEEAHECIPYLRNQVALIKPKIIVCLGATAMKYILGSEWRITRDRGKWVERKGCFITCTFHPSAVLRDDNKKFSFWEDLKSIKTKYDEIEKCCDATL, via the coding sequence TTGCTTCAGTGGAAAGAATTACATAAAGAATGTATGAATTGTCATAAGTGTAAGTTAGGAGAGACTAGAACTAATATGGTTTTTGGAGAGGGAAATCTAAAGGCAAAGATTATGTTTATAGGGGAAGCACCAGGGGCAGATGAGGATAGACTTGGAAGACCTTTTGTTGGAAGGGCAGGGCAATTATTTGAAAGGGGAGTTCAAGCTCTTAATTTAATGAGAGAAAAAGATTTTTATATAACAAATATATGTAAATGCAGACCAGAAAAGAATAGAACCCCTTATGAAGAGGAAGCACATGAATGTATTCCTTATCTTAGAAATCAAGTGGCTCTTATAAAGCCTAAAATAATCGTTTGTCTTGGAGCAACAGCTATGAAATACATATTAGGATCTGAGTGGAGGATAACTAGAGATAGAGGAAAATGGGTAGAGAGAAAAGGGTGTTTTATTACATGCACTTTTCATCCATCTGCTGTTTTAAGAGATGATAATAAGAAATTTAGTTTTTGGGAAGATCTTAAATCAATAAAAACTAAATATGATGAAATAGAAAAATGTTGTGACGCAACATTATAG
- a CDS encoding aspartyl-phosphate phosphatase Spo0E family protein gives MDKEILSEINTLKEKLNTLVGIKNVSLSDEEVLTISVKLDKLINNYIKISSNTQN, from the coding sequence ATGGACAAGGAAATTTTAAGTGAAATTAATACTTTAAAAGAAAAATTAAACACTTTAGTTGGAATCAAGAATGTTAGCCTATCTGATGAGGAAGTATTGACTATTAGCGTTAAGTTGGACAAGTTGATTAATAATTATATTAAGATATCTTCAAATACTCAAAATTAG
- a CDS encoding TIGR00266 family protein, with protein sequence MAINHELLYRGSNTMLKVWLEQGQAIKAESGAMVAMSPTIDVDGKLEGGIFGGIGRMLAGEKFFFQTLKAARGNGEVLLSPTSIGDIIPIQMDGMTEYIVQKDGFLAGSESLDISTKMQDLAKGFFSGEGFFVLKVRGKGTLFVSSYGAIHPLDVGEGEEMIVDNQHLVAWPENMDFTIEKASKGWISSITSGETLVCRFRGPGRVYIQTRNPAGFGHWIRKFVPAK encoded by the coding sequence ATGGCAATAAACCATGAATTACTTTATAGAGGATCTAATACAATGCTTAAAGTATGGCTTGAACAAGGACAAGCTATAAAGGCAGAATCAGGTGCTATGGTTGCAATGAGTCCTACTATTGATGTGGATGGGAAACTTGAAGGGGGCATTTTCGGAGGAATTGGAAGAATGTTAGCTGGAGAAAAGTTTTTCTTTCAAACTTTAAAAGCAGCTAGAGGAAACGGAGAAGTTTTACTTTCACCTACATCTATTGGAGATATAATACCAATACAAATGGATGGAATGACAGAATATATAGTTCAAAAAGATGGTTTTTTAGCTGGGTCTGAAAGTCTTGATATATCTACAAAGATGCAAGATCTTGCAAAAGGATTTTTTTCAGGAGAAGGTTTTTTTGTATTAAAAGTAAGAGGAAAAGGAACTTTATTTGTAAGTTCTTATGGAGCTATTCATCCTTTAGATGTTGGCGAAGGAGAAGAGATGATTGTAGACAACCAACATTTAGTTGCTTGGCCCGAAAATATGGATTTTACTATAGAGAAGGCTTCAAAAGGATGGATATCTTCAATAACTTCAGGAGAAACTCTTGTTTGTAGGTTCAGAGGACCAGGAAGAGTATATATTCAAACTAGAAATCCTGCAGGATTTGGACATTGGATTAGAAAATTTGTTCCTGCAAAATAG
- a CDS encoding methyl-accepting chemotaxis protein, whose product MSIIDVAKQTAAMLYELNNKNCTILITENHRIVEHLESDILKLPVKIGDTIAEGTVLSKACRTGKRVYSEITKQESPYGVGYVGMAIPLYENGVIVGGFSVTAPVSKDLSELRETSYELDEAVNQTESASTSIANSAVNLATMVEDLSNKTTEANKEIKTIHDVTNLIKTIANQTNLLSLNAAIEAARAGEHGKGFSVVASEVKKLAQSTATNVNDISTKLTYIFSLVEGISNSVNTIMDLTQQQASSTQEISATMIELKSHIAKIKIIADDFKG is encoded by the coding sequence GTGTCTATAATTGATGTTGCAAAACAAACAGCTGCAATGTTATATGAACTAAATAATAAAAATTGTACTATTTTAATTACTGAAAATCACAGGATTGTAGAGCATTTAGAGTCTGATATTCTTAAGCTTCCTGTGAAAATTGGTGATACAATTGCTGAAGGAACCGTATTAAGCAAAGCTTGTCGTACAGGAAAAAGAGTTTATTCAGAAATAACAAAGCAAGAATCCCCATATGGAGTCGGTTATGTTGGTATGGCAATTCCTTTATATGAAAATGGAGTCATAGTTGGTGGGTTTTCAGTAACTGCTCCTGTTTCAAAAGACTTATCTGAACTTAGAGAAACTTCATATGAATTGGATGAAGCTGTTAACCAAACGGAAAGTGCTTCCACTTCCATTGCAAATTCTGCAGTTAACCTTGCAACTATGGTTGAAGACTTATCTAATAAAACTACAGAAGCCAATAAAGAAATAAAAACAATCCATGATGTAACTAATCTTATAAAAACAATTGCTAATCAAACAAATCTTCTTTCTCTTAATGCTGCAATTGAAGCTGCACGAGCCGGAGAACATGGAAAAGGATTTTCTGTAGTAGCTTCTGAAGTTAAAAAACTAGCTCAAAGTACAGCAACAAATGTCAATGATATTTCAACTAAATTAACCTATATATTTTCTTTAGTTGAAGGTATCTCAAACTCAGTAAATACAATTATGGATTTAACTCAACAGCAAGCTTCAAGTACACAGGAAATTAGTGCAACTATGATAGAGCTAAAATCCCATATAGCAAAAATAAAAATTATAGCTGATGACTTTAAAGGATAA
- the adhE gene encoding bifunctional acetaldehyde-CoA/alcohol dehydrogenase yields MKVVNADELMNKIKQIREAQRIYSTYNQKQVDEIFRQAAMAANNARIRLAKMAVEETGMGIVEDKVIKNHFASEYIYNRYKDEKTCGVISRDEAFGISKVAEPIGVVAAIVPTTNPTSTAIFKALIALKSRNGIIFSPHPRAKKSTAEAARIVLEAAVKAGAPEDIIGWIDEPSVELSQLVMSNADIILATGGPGMVKAAYSSGRPAIGVGAGNTPAIIDETAHLKMAVNSILLSKTFDNGVICASEQSVIVLDEVYDKVREEFEERGAYILKKDEIDKVRDIIVINGILNSEIVGQSAYKIAAMAGVDVPQSAKVLIGEVESVELEEPFSHEKLSPILAMYRVRTFDEALKKSIRLIELGGFGHTSVLYTDQIKSRDRIDKFGSVMKTGRTIVNMPSSQGAIGDVYNFKLAPSLTLGCGSWGGNSVSENVGVKHLLNVKSVAERRENMLWFRVPEKIYFKYGCTPVALRELKEMNKKKAFIVTDKVLFQLGFVDNVIEILDDIGIDFKVFFDVEPDPTLATARKGAQEMLSFEPDVIIAVGGGSPMDAAKIMWVLYEHPEVRFEDLAMRFMDIRKRVYTFPKMGEKAMMVSIPTSAGTGSEVTPFAVITDEKTEIKYPLADYELTPNMAIIDAELMMNMPKSLTAASGIDALTHAIEAYVSVLASEYTNGLALEAIRLIFKYLPQSYEEGPNNIKAREKMAHASTMAGMAFANAFLGVCHSMAHKLGAIHHIPHGIANGILIDEVIKFNAVNNPRKQTAFPQYKYPNAKWRYSQIANYLHLHGETEDENINLLIKKIDELKKKINIPKTISEAGVSKEKFYASLDKMCEEAFDDQCTGANPRYPLIEEIKQMYINAFEGNSERV; encoded by the coding sequence ATGAAGGTTGTAAATGCAGATGAACTAATGAACAAAATTAAACAAATTCGAGAGGCACAAAGAATATATTCTACTTATAATCAAAAGCAAGTAGATGAGATATTTAGGCAAGCGGCTATGGCTGCTAACAATGCTAGAATAAGATTAGCAAAAATGGCAGTGGAAGAAACCGGAATGGGTATAGTTGAAGATAAAGTTATAAAAAATCACTTTGCATCAGAATATATTTATAACAGATACAAGGACGAAAAAACTTGTGGTGTTATAAGTAGAGATGAAGCTTTTGGTATATCTAAAGTTGCAGAGCCAATAGGTGTTGTGGCTGCTATTGTACCTACTACAAATCCAACTTCTACAGCTATATTTAAGGCACTTATAGCTTTAAAAAGCAGAAATGGAATTATATTTTCTCCTCATCCAAGAGCAAAAAAATCTACTGCAGAAGCAGCTAGAATAGTATTAGAAGCAGCTGTAAAAGCTGGAGCTCCAGAAGATATAATTGGATGGATAGATGAACCCTCAGTAGAATTATCACAATTAGTTATGAGTAATGCTGACATTATATTAGCTACTGGTGGACCAGGGATGGTTAAAGCTGCATACTCTTCTGGAAGACCAGCTATAGGGGTCGGAGCGGGAAATACTCCAGCTATAATAGATGAAACAGCTCATCTAAAAATGGCTGTAAATTCTATATTGCTTTCTAAAACCTTTGATAATGGAGTAATATGTGCATCGGAGCAATCAGTAATAGTTTTAGATGAAGTATATGATAAAGTTAGAGAAGAATTTGAAGAAAGAGGAGCATATATACTTAAAAAGGATGAAATTGACAAAGTAAGAGATATAATAGTAATTAATGGCATTTTAAATTCAGAGATTGTAGGTCAATCAGCGTATAAGATAGCAGCTATGGCTGGAGTTGATGTCCCACAGAGTGCTAAAGTGCTAATTGGGGAAGTAGAATCCGTTGAACTTGAAGAGCCTTTTTCACATGAAAAGCTATCTCCAATACTTGCCATGTATAGAGTGAGGACTTTTGATGAAGCATTGAAAAAATCTATTAGACTAATAGAGCTTGGAGGATTTGGTCACACTTCTGTGTTGTATACTGATCAAATTAAATCAAGGGATAGAATTGATAAATTTGGATCGGTTATGAAGACGGGAAGAACAATAGTAAACATGCCTTCATCTCAAGGAGCTATAGGAGATGTTTATAACTTTAAATTAGCACCATCTTTAACTTTAGGATGTGGTAGTTGGGGTGGAAACTCAGTATCAGAAAATGTAGGTGTTAAACATTTATTAAATGTAAAAAGTGTAGCAGAGAGAAGGGAAAACATGCTTTGGTTTAGAGTCCCTGAAAAAATCTATTTTAAGTATGGTTGTACTCCAGTAGCATTAAGAGAATTAAAAGAAATGAATAAGAAGAAGGCGTTTATAGTAACAGATAAAGTGCTTTTCCAATTAGGTTTTGTAGATAATGTTATAGAAATACTGGATGATATAGGTATAGATTTTAAGGTGTTTTTTGATGTGGAGCCAGATCCAACTTTAGCAACAGCTAGAAAAGGAGCACAAGAGATGCTAAGTTTTGAGCCAGATGTAATTATAGCTGTAGGTGGAGGATCGCCTATGGATGCAGCTAAGATAATGTGGGTTCTTTATGAGCATCCAGAAGTAAGATTCGAGGATCTTGCTATGAGATTCATGGATATTAGAAAAAGAGTATATACATTCCCTAAGATGGGAGAAAAAGCAATGATGGTATCTATACCAACATCAGCAGGTACAGGTTCAGAAGTAACTCCTTTTGCAGTTATAACAGATGAAAAGACAGAAATAAAATATCCATTAGCAGATTATGAACTAACGCCAAATATGGCTATAATTGATGCTGAACTTATGATGAATATGCCAAAATCACTTACTGCTGCATCAGGCATAGACGCATTAACACATGCCATTGAAGCCTATGTATCAGTACTTGCTTCTGAGTATACCAACGGCTTAGCTCTTGAAGCTATAAGATTAATATTCAAATATTTACCTCAATCCTATGAAGAAGGACCTAACAATATAAAAGCTAGAGAAAAAATGGCTCATGCATCAACTATGGCTGGAATGGCTTTTGCAAATGCATTTTTAGGAGTTTGTCACTCTATGGCACATAAATTAGGAGCAATTCATCATATACCACACGGCATAGCTAATGGGATTCTTATAGATGAAGTAATTAAATTTAATGCTGTTAATAATCCAAGAAAGCAGACTGCCTTTCCACAATATAAATATCCAAATGCTAAATGGAGATACAGTCAAATTGCTAATTATTTACATTTACATGGAGAAACAGAAGATGAAAATATAAATCTTTTAATTAAAAAAATAGATGAATTAAAGAAAAAAATTAATATACCAAAGACTATTAGTGAAGCTGGTGTGTCAAAAGAAAAATTTTATGCTAGTTTAGATAAAATGTGTGAAGAAGCTTTTGATGATCAATGTACAGGAGCTAACCCAAGATATCCTTTGATAGAGGAAATAAAACAGATGTATATAAATGCTTTTGAAGGAAATTCTGAGAGAGTTTAA